The sequence GTTCGATGATGGCGCCCGCAAGCGGCGTCAAAAGGCATATCGGAAGCGAGGCGGTGAAGTCCATCAGCCCGAGCGCGGCGTTTGAGCCGGTCAGCTCAAAGACGAGCCAGCCGATGGCGATGCGGTGCATCCAAAGCCCCGTCATCGAGATCGTCTGCGCCGTGAAAAAGAGCCTGTAGTTGCGGCTGTTGAGCGCCCGCAGCGCTTCAGGAAAACGCAACGCCTAAAGCCCCACGATGACGGAGCCCACGATGGTCATCGCGATGCCAGTCCACTGAAGCCGCGTCAGCATGACGCGCTTGAAAATACGTTCGTAGAGCGCCGCTATGAACGGGCTTGTGGCGGTGATGGCCGTCACTATGGCCACGGGCATGACCGCGAGGCACTGAGCGTAGATGATGGAGCCGGCGCAAAGTCCAATGACGGAGGCGCCCGCAAAATAGAGCGCGGCGCGCAGCGGTATCTCGCGCAGCGGCATCGGCCTCTGGTTTGGCATGTACCTGCGCTGCGCCGCGCGCACCGCGATAGTTATTATAAGGAAGGCGACGGAACGGTAGAAGGTGATGTTTACGGCAGAGGCTCCGCTCGTCAGTATGGCGAGCTTCGTAAGCGGCGAGGAGAGCGCCCACATGAGCCCAGCTGCGATGGCCAGCGAAAAGCCCTTCATCAGCCGCCGCTTGTTGTGAAGCGCGCGCCTTATATCCTCGGTCTTTTCGTCTTTGCCGCCAAAGCGCAGCAGCATAAGCCCGGCCACGACTATCACGATGCCCCAGAGCAGTTTTTGCGTCGGCTCCTCGCCCAGGATGAACCACGAGGTGAACGCCACGAGGATAGGATAACCGTTTGCCACCGGCACCGCGAGGCTCACGCCGATCTCGCGGATGGCTATGAAATAAAGGATGTCTCCAAGCGTGTAGCTTATAAAGACGCTTACAAAAATATAAAACCACGCTGCGGCCGACGTCATCACAGGGATGTGGCCGCCAGTTGCGATATAGGCCGTAGCAAACGCCGAGATAAAAAAGACGGCGGAGCGCACCGGGTTTATGTCGCTTGTAGAACAGCGCGAAGCGGACAGGCCGTGATTGACCATAATCGGTGACGCCGCCCAAAGCGCGGCTGCTACAAATGACAAAAGAAAACCCCATAACGGCATGACCCGACCTCCTTGTATACTTGGGATATTGTACATGATTATAGTCAGGAACGGAACAGGCCGCAAATCACGCGCGCAAGCGCCAAAATCTTTGCTGTATATAGTTAAAAACACTGATTTTTTATTAAAAACTCCGCGACACGCGCTCTAGAATGAGAGCGGATACTCAAAAAAACGGCGTTTTGTGTTATAGTGTGCCTACATAAAGCACCAGTAAAAAATAAGGAGAAGTGACTGTAGAATGGAGTTTTTCGTCCATACCTTTCAAGCCGTAACGTGGCAGAGCCTTGTGATGATGGCCGTAGGCGGCCTTTTGATGTACCTTGCGATAAAGAAGGGCTTCGAACCCAACCTGCTGCTGCCGATGGGGTTCGGCACTATACTCGTCAACCTGCCTCTTTCGTCCGCTCTTGACCAGGTGGCCGGCGGCAAAGTGATAGAGGGCGCTCTTTCTATGTTCTTCAAGCTCGGCATAGCCACCGAGATAATGCCGCTGCTCATACTGATCGCGGTAGGCGCCATGTGCGACTTCACGCCGCTGCTTTCCAACCCGAAAATGTTCCTCTTCGGCCTCACCGCGCAGGCCGGCATATTTTTGACGATGGGTCTTGCGCTCTTCTTCGGCTACAACGTCTACGAAGCGGCCTCCATAGGCATAATAGGCGCGGCGGACGGCCCCACCTCCATCTACGTCGCGACGCGCTTTGCGCCGCACCTGCTGGGGCCGATATCGGTCGCGGCCTACACCTACATGGCGCTCGTGCCGCTCATCCAGCCGCCCGTCATCAAGGCGCTCACCACGCTCAAAGAACGCCGCATGAAGATGCCCTACGCAGACCGCCCCGTCTCGCGCCGCGCGCTGATATTCTTTCCCATAATCATAACGATACTTGGCGGCATAATAGCGCCAGCCTCCGTCGCGCTGCTTGGCTTCGTCATGTTCGGCAACATGCTCCGCGTGAGCGGCGTCACGGAACGCCTCTCAAACGCCGCGCAGAACGAGCTTGCCAACATAGTGACGATACTGCTTGGCTTCTCCATAGCGGCCACGATGACCGGCGAGAAATTCGTCAACGTAAGCACCGCCGTCATCATAGCGATGGGCCTAGTCGCCTTCGTGCTTGATACCGCGACAGGGGTGCTCACGGCAAAGGCGCTCAACCTCTTTCTGCCCAAAGCCAAACGCATCAACCCGATGATAGGTGCGGCCGGCATCTCCGCCTTCCCGATGTCCGCCCGCACCATCCAAAGAATGGGTCAGCA is a genomic window of Cloacibacillus sp. containing:
- a CDS encoding sodium ion-translocating decarboxylase subunit beta produces the protein MEFFVHTFQAVTWQSLVMMAVGGLLMYLAIKKGFEPNLLLPMGFGTILVNLPLSSALDQVAGGKVIEGALSMFFKLGIATEIMPLLILIAVGAMCDFTPLLSNPKMFLFGLTAQAGIFLTMGLALFFGYNVYEAASIGIIGAADGPTSIYVATRFAPHLLGPISVAAYTYMALVPLIQPPVIKALTTLKERRMKMPYADRPVSRRALIFFPIIITILGGIIAPASVALLGFVMFGNMLRVSGVTERLSNAAQNELANIVTILLGFSIAATMTGEKFVNVSTAVIIAMGLVAFVLDTATGVLTAKALNLFLPKAKRINPMIGAAGISAFPMSARTIQRMGQQADPSNHLLMHAVGANVAGQIGSVLAGGILLAYLG
- a CDS encoding DMT family transporter — protein: MPLWGFLLSFVAAALWAASPIMVNHGLSASRCSTSDINPVRSAVFFISAFATAYIATGGHIPVMTSAAAWFYIFVSVFISYTLGDILYFIAIREIGVSLAVPVANGYPILVAFTSWFILGEEPTQKLLWGIVIVVAGLMLLRFGGKDEKTEDIRRALHNKRRLMKGFSLAIAAGLMWALSSPLTKLAILTSGASAVNITFYRSVAFLIITIAVRAAQRRYMPNQRPMPLREIPLRAALYFAGASVIGLCAGSIIYAQCLAVMPVAIVTAITATSPFIAALYERIFKRVMLTRLQWTGIAMTIVGSVIVGL